ACATGCTAGCATATATAAATATGACACAAATCATCAATCAAATAAATGCATAGTTGTCCTTGATATCTACTTAATTAGTCAATGAAACATGCTAACAATAGTTTCCTATTTCACCAAATATGAAGATGGAAAATCACCACATATAAAGAAAGCATAGATTCATTTGATGTCTAATAAATACATTAGTTCTCCAAATCACCCCATAAATTTAATTTGCTAATTCACAGCAAAACTTTTCAAGAATGTAAACCAAGAGTAgtaaattagttattttatatgtGTTGGATCAGAAAATTCAAATGAAGATACATACATTTCAAGTTTTAAGTGGtaataaatgataaataaagATGAAATACTATCTTCAATAAAGTAGCAAACTATGACTCTTACGCTGATCGTAATACAAGTACTTTGCTAATTAGAAGATCTATTATTTGTCAAACTACTATCATTCTTTGATTTATTCAAATTACTTCATAGGATTAAACGCCACAAATATGGTTACAGACCTGTAAAACTATGTCAATCCATAATTTGCAAGCATGATGCACAATTTTCTAGAATCATTGTTATAAACTCGCAAAGAAGCAAAAGTATGAACCTTTttaaagaatataaaatatagGGTCTTTTCAAAAATGAGATCTCGAAGAGTGAGATAAAAGATCATAGAGATTCATGTGAGGCCACATTGTTTTTATGCAGTCCCCATGAAATGTTTTTCAAAACTACTAATGAGAATTAAGAAAAAGGGAATAATAATTAAATATCAATACTTTCAAAACTTGAAGGATGCCCTAACAAGCCTCAACTATATTTGTCGCTTATATGAGAATGTTTAAGAATTATAATGCATATTCAAGTTTAATCAAATATCATTTGTAGAAAAGACAATTTATACTTAttcaaataaatatttaaatctTTGTCGatccaacaataataaaatagtAAAACTAGTGATAGCGCTATTCCATATGGATATACAAAAGTTCATGTAACTGATTGGTTGATCATTTGTGTTAACTTTCTAAAGAGAGAGTAGGATTAAAGCTCCAAAAGGTTTGCAACAGATATGactctttatatatatatatatatatatatatgagtatatataaataaatagctctatcccaaatttttaccaaaaaagaGACTAGAGATAATATATGGGTGTTAAGACAAAATCTACACAATTTATTCAATTACATGGAGCTATTTgaaatgtaagaaaaaaaatcaaataataataatacgaTAAATGTATGTTTTTGCATCATTTGTGCGTGTGTTTTGAAGTATTTTTGGTTGTTACAAGAATATTAAGACTAGTTTGTTGAGATTTGTTGTCAATTGAGGTTTAACTGAAAAACTTgtgattattttattttaattgtaaaagtattttgtatttttgtagggtttacaaaagaaaatTAGTAGTTTGAGATTTACTGAGTATGTTAGCGGTATCAAAATGGGACTAGATGCTTAAGATGTAGGCCCATATGTTCCAATTTCAGTTGAATCCCGCCGGTCACTCATTTGTCATATATAATAGTTTTTTCTAACGGGTGTCTATTACTATACTTAAATTATACTCCCCATATCTACCATGTAAAATGCACACATTAATAATTATAACCCTACCTTGCAattatatattttctttatttaagggtatttttacaaaatatcaACACATGAGTTGCTTCTTAACGAGTGCACAATGAAAATATAAACAACATCAATTTTTCTATAAAACATCATAAGTTTCATTGCTTCATAAACAGTATCAATCATGACAattgataaaataaatgaaatgctgcatatttttatataattaagTACGAACATATACTTCTAGGTTTATGGTCATTGTAAAAAGTTTTGAGATAATTAGCAAATATTTATCAACTTTTTTGGCATGTGTTAAATTTTGATGCAGCATCAATCCCACCTTGCCATGTCAGTAAATTCCTACTTAATCTCCATCTTATTAATTCCTTCCAAGATCCGCCGCTAACATACTTTATTAAGCGAGATTTAGTAAATTCCTACCTTGTATCTACCTTATTAATTCCTTCCAAGACCGACTGCTAACAAAACTTGTTAAGTGAGATTTTGCTGACGTGACAAGACTAGATTAGTGAGTCTACTCAAGGGATCGTCATCATCTTGATACACTTTTTACTCCTTTTATTAAATCTCTTAATCAGAAAAAGTAACCCAAAAGTAGAAATGCCTAGGTTTCGAAAAAGTCTGGGCCTACTAAAATTGATCTCCTTAGTTTCTAAAGCAAAGCATTTTGTAGCTTCACCTATTTCGCTACTGTGTCAAATACATATGGCCAAGTTTATGCAATCTCCACCACATTGTTAATTCAGCATTGTCAAATATATAATCTTTCGTTATCCTTACAATCATACTTCCATAACATCCTTGTGCGCTATGTATACAGTTAATCTTTGTCACGCAGTAAATAAGAAAAGCAAATGAATTTACCTATGGTCATGACAAAATGTTGCTGAGTCAAGTAGTCTTCATTGGCCACTGTTGGCCTTGAGGAAAAGTTGGAAGTGATCAGCATGGCCAGATTGGATCTTTTGCAAAGTTTGCACAAAGCCAAAGGACAATGAATGCAATTTTCTCATGTTGAACGTCCTAAATGTGGGTTCTTTACACAGTATAGAAGGAAAACCACCAGTGTCTAAATCAAGGCAAACTCCAAGTAAACTCAAAGTACATTGCCAGTAAGAGATTTCATGGAAGTATGATCCTTCCATCTAGGGATCCCAGCACTGATAATCTCCTGCAGGACTTTCATTCTCTCTGCTACAATATCCTCTTCAAATTCCCCGAATTGGTCTTGTTGTTTCTCcattatcatctccaaattttccaaatatTTGGCTTTGCGTTGCAACTTTTTCAACTACATGCAAAAACAGAAAATGACAAAATATACAAGTGAATGACGGAAATGAATGTGAACTTCTAAACTCTGGATAGATTAGAAATTGATAAAGAATTACAAATTCTACTGGAAGAAAATGTGCAAGGTCTTTGCATTCTTGCCCCAATTATTCTTCCTGTCTCAACTTCTGCATAAGTCACCTAAGActcttaaccaaaaaaaaaaaaaaaaaacccacctGAGTCTCAATCACACTAGCCAGTAAATGTTCAATTTCTCTCTCTTCCTGAGCAGCCAATAACTTCGCATGAGCAGCTGCAGCACCAAGAGAAGTTGCAGTTGCAGCTCGCATTCGCAAAGTTAATGGTACAACATTCTTTCGAAATGTTTGCTCCTGAAGTTCTGGCGGCAAAATCTCATCAAGTAAGAAAGTGCAAAAGATTGTCCAAGCATGAGAAACGTAGATTACAGTTTGATGACAAAAGGTAAACTCTGCAATCAAAAATACCATTTCCCCTGTGCTCAGAAGCACCTGACACTGTGGGACCCTTTTCACCCTCTGAATTTTCAACCGGAAGGACTCTGAAAGAGTAAAAACAGAAGCCGGATTCTATTTTACTGCTAAACCAAATGGTTAAAACATTAAGAAGGATAATATACGAACTTGCTAAATAAATaacctttcttcttcatcagtTCGTGCAGAATATCCCAACTCATCTCCAAAGTTATCATCATCAAAAATTTCCCTTGAACATCGGTTTTCATAACAAAGCTCTGCAACAGCAGCATCTGCAGCACAAGCTGTTACAGGTGGTCCAACGACTGAAGAAAGGCGTCCTACCTAAAAATATGTCAACAATATATTTTTCATAAATCCCAATATCATAATCTGTATCAGAACATCAAGGCTCAATACAATACCCATCAGCCACACAATTGTTCAGTGCGCCTGCTTTGACATATTCCAACTTTTTCTAGAGCACATCATCAAATGCATTTCACCCAATAAACCTATTATAATATTTACATTTATTGACATAGCATATATTGTCTGAAGATGCGCTTAAATCGAACAGCTAtgaagaaataaatataaccAGCAAGGGGAAAACTTCATGGAACTGAAGCACTGTCATGTCATCATACCATTAGCTGCATATGATAAAAAACAACTCGCCTCAAATGTCCAACAAAGTACAAATGATCTGCATTTTCTCTTAATACAGATTGGTATAAGCAACTTCTAGCTTCAACTGCAATTTGAGGATGGCTCAAATGTACCAATAAACAGACACCCAATCTAATTTAACATCTATTCACAAATACTCAGAATAAGCCTCATTTTAACAAATTCTGCTCCAAATTATTTCCTTTCTATCTATTGCCAAGCATGCATGTGtataataaaattatcaaaaaagaatgattttttttcttggttcaACTTCTTAATGCAGTAGATCCAACCTGAACTGCTATGTCACTGTCCAGAAATATACTACAAATACACTTCAAGGAGCCACTGAAACCTAGAAGtaaagatatagccaaaatggGAGGGAAGTTAAATTcatgaagaaaagaaaggggaaTAAAAACAATGGAAGATAACTCAAAGTATGGAACTAAACCTGAAAACAATCAAAGGAAGGACCATACTCAATCACATTTATTGGCCAAGATCACAGAAGGTGAATGATACTTCATGACATTCAATAGACAGAAGCTACATTAgctgaataaaaataaaacttgtGTTTTTAATTCTTCCTCACAGTGGTGAGCTATCAACAATAAAGAAAATTGTTTCCTTAGAGATCATGTGCAACATTCCGCAGCATGAATGCTCTGTTCCTTTTTCCCTTCAACATGCTATACAATATTGTAGTGCTATCATATGAAAAACCAACTTCTAAAATTCTATGTGGTCTCTGTTCCCTTGTCAGATACAAAGATTATTAACTCTACTTGCACAGATCAATTTGTTTTTCATTATAAGATATCACTTGTTTGAGATTCAAGCTGTTAGATATTGTTTGCAAATATTGATTTCACATGACTGAGCAAGATAACTGCAAAACCCACATGGGAACAAGTTTATCGAGACAATCTGAAAAGGTTTGATAATAACACTAACAGCAACAGAACCAAAGGAGCAAACTTGATacaatgaaaggaaaaaaactgCTACTCATGTTAACGGAATAAATCTCACTAACAATAAATCCAGCACTAAATTCGAAGAAACAATATTTACCTGTTTCATCAGAGAAGAGCTGGCATCTAAATTAGGCACAGTGCACAATCTCTTGTGAGGGGGACCTGGATCTTCAACATTAGCATTCTGCTGTCCCTGATTCTTATGCTCATGCTGCTGATCATCCCCAGTGACAGTGTCTTGTACACTATGAGCGGGCACTGCTTGTCCAGCATTTCTATCCCAAACTTTAGTTTTTCTCAAAGCAGACCCCAACATGAGGTCCCCAAAAGGCAGCTGCAGGAGCTTGGATATGCAATCCAACTTACTCTTTGTTTTAACATTTTGAGCCACAAGCTCCCAGTCATCTCCATGCTTCAAAACAGATTCTAAAAGGAGTAAAGTTTCAGCTTCTGTCCAAACCACCTGATTAGTGTCATCAACGTACTTAAAATCATGAGCAGATTTGCTCCCATAATCACCATTTCCAAAGCACTTCTTACAGAGTAATAAGAACTCGTCCTGATGTAATAACAAGATGACCAACATCAAATACATATCTAACAGACAGAAATGCGAAGATGCAAGTGAAATGACTGACAGCCAAATTCATTGGGTTTTCTCAAACTTATATAAAGGGAAATTGTAGGTAGGCAATGCTATTAgttttcatgtatcattcataAACTTCATCAGGGTAGCCCTAAAATTCGTGCACTATAACGAGAAGTGCAACTAACCTGAAAATTTCCTGTCATGCTCTCAAAATTTGAATACATCATGTATTTCATTAAATCCTAatgatgaccaattttcttgtagatTATTCTTTTGAGTAGGGTACCAACTAACTACACACTGGGAAAGGGGAGGAGAGATGATGAGGTGGAGAACAGGGCAGAGAGAAGAATGAGAGAGGAGCAGATGTGTGAAAGGAAGAAAAGCCATTGAGCAGAAGAAAATTTTGCCGCTATACTTCTTAGACCTAAATTTTTTTCTAATCCACAACTTCGGAAAAAGGAGTATATTGCCGTAGATCCATTCAATGCAGGGACTACCTGAAAAAAtggtatctttttttttttttttaaataaaggaCGTAAATGGAGATGAATTGAGTACTAAAGAACCAACATAATGATTCGCTCTAATCTTTCAATTTCTATTCTTACACAcacaatttcaattttttaatcATTATGCAAAACAAATTACAAAACTAATTCAAACTAGGCATATATATTTAACTTACAAATCACCAACAAATATATCAGCTCAATTTAATATCAATGCTATAGATCATcatttcatcaaatataaaATCAAGTTAACTGCTTACAGAAAAATGAAAACTGCTTCAGATAACACTTTGCTGGGaaataaaagaattttaaaaatactCAGAAGACTGTATAGCTACAGTTGCTTTTAAATCAGACTTCTGACGAATTACCAAAATCCACCATGCAAAAAGTGGGATCTAATTTGGCCAATATATCACAGTGtgttgaaccaaaaaaaaaaaaaaagtacaggAGCAGTACAGGACCTTGTGATCTCCACAGGACTTGCTTGTTGACCTCATATTGACACCAGGTACGATAGGGTGAACTGCAAACCTAACAAAGTCACGCTTTGCTGTATGGTCTTGAAAATTCGCTTTTAAACTAATTTCCCCCTAGTTCGGTGGTCCACAAACTAAAAGATAAGTTTAATAAAGtattcaaatcaaaattcaatctttggtAGGGAATACTTTAACGGATTAAAATCTAGTCCTTGCTGTAGAGACAAGCGCTTTCATGTTTAAGCCAAAAATATTTCACCTCTTGATTACCAAAGAAGTGATTTTGTTACCAATTATCATTCAATGAATTTTCTCCGAACATGACTAAACCACCCATCACTACTGATGCATTTTCCTCCCTTGCGCAAACaaatttttctagtttaacTCCTCCAAAGGAGTTGAGGAGAGGGAAAGTAGGACACCATCATTTTAGAAAAGACCTTGAGATGAACTTCTTGCTCCATCTGCACTCAGTGCTTCATCGAGAATAATATTGAATTTGGACAAATAAAGCTATACCAGCATATAAAGGTTCACACTCTTGAACAAGTTACAGGTAATGATGACATACGTGCTCCAAACCAAGAAATCAGctattattatatataattcTGGAACCTTCTGAACCATCAGTATATAATTTGCCCACAATA
This sequence is a window from Coffea eugenioides isolate CCC68of chromosome 7, Ceug_1.0, whole genome shotgun sequence. Protein-coding genes within it:
- the LOC113778577 gene encoding SWI/SNF complex subunit SWI3A, producing MAMEASNVKPPVSAIEEAHLDLYTIPSYSSWFQWGNIHEIERISLREFFDGSSITRTPRIYKEYRDFIICKYREEPSGRLTFTELRKSLVGDVSTLHKVFTFLEKWGIINFSGTVSAEPAEVQQRHKKEVRVEEGAPYGVRVVAAPNSLKPVAPLPPPVDVGGGGGGELAENGSKFPPLASYSDIYGELLQQQQQGKEGKELVLCGSCKQQCDSGHYEHTKDEFLLLCKKCFGNGDYGSKSAHDFKYVDDTNQVVWTEAETLLLLESVLKHGDDWELVAQNVKTKSKLDCISKLLQLPFGDLMLGSALRKTKVWDRNAGQAVPAHSVQDTVTGDDQQHEHKNQGQQNANVEDPGPPHKRLCTVPNLDASSSLMKQVGRLSSVVGPPVTACAADAAVAELCYENRCSREIFDDDNFGDELGYSARTDEEERVLPVENSEGEKGPTVSGASEHRGNELQEQTFRKNVVPLTLRMRAATATSLGAAAAHAKLLAAQEEREIEHLLASVIETQLKKLQRKAKYLENLEMIMEKQQDQFGEFEEDIVAERMKVLQEIISAGIPRWKDHTSMKSLTGNVL